In one Microbacterium invictum genomic region, the following are encoded:
- a CDS encoding adenylate kinase has protein sequence MARLLIVGPQGSGKGTQGVRIAEALGVPVVSTGDVFRANVAGGTDLGVQVKEIIDAGQLVPDELTSAVVRDRLSKEDAAGGFLLDGYPRNLPQVMHLDEFLGGRDEKLDAVIVLEVPREESIARLSKRALEQGRADDTETVIAQRLAIYESETAPIIGVYATRGIVDEIDGTGSVDEITDRILAALRARGLGSPAAA, from the coding sequence ATGGCTCGCCTTCTCATCGTCGGTCCCCAGGGCTCGGGCAAGGGCACCCAGGGCGTCCGCATCGCCGAGGCGCTGGGCGTGCCCGTCGTCTCGACCGGCGACGTCTTCCGCGCCAACGTCGCCGGCGGCACCGACCTCGGCGTGCAGGTCAAGGAGATCATCGACGCCGGGCAGCTCGTCCCCGACGAGCTGACGAGCGCCGTCGTGCGCGACCGGCTGTCGAAGGAGGATGCCGCGGGCGGATTCCTCCTCGACGGCTACCCGCGGAACCTCCCGCAGGTGATGCACCTGGATGAGTTCCTGGGCGGGCGCGATGAGAAGCTCGACGCGGTCATCGTGCTCGAGGTCCCTCGCGAGGAGTCCATCGCGCGCCTCAGCAAGCGGGCGCTCGAGCAGGGTCGCGCCGACGACACCGAAACCGTCATCGCGCAGCGTCTGGCGATCTACGAGAGCGAGACGGCGCCGATCATCGGCGTGTACGCCACCCGGGGCATCGTCGACGAGATCGACGGCACGGGATCGGTCGACGAGATCACCGATCGCATCCTCGCCGCTCTCCGGGCCCGCGGCCTCGGGAGCCCGGCCGCCGCGTGA
- the secY gene encoding preprotein translocase subunit SecY produces MFSAIARVFRTPDLRRKIAFTLAIIALYRLGAHVPAPFVDFPNVQSCLRDSAGTEGLLSLVNLFSGGALLQLSIFALGVMPYITATIIVQLLRVVIPHFEALYKEGQAGQAKLTQYTRYLTIALALLQSTTLVTVARSGQLFGITGIPECEQLLTNDVWWAQLLMIITMTAGTGLIMWFAELVTERGIGNGMSLLIFTSIAAAFPASMWAIAQSRGFEVFLLVLAVGMVVVALVVFVEQSQRRIPVQYAKRMVGRRTYGGTNTYIPIKVNMAGVVPVIFASSLLYIPALIAQFNQPQPGQEVPGWVAWIQQYLVSGDHPLYMALYFLLIVGFTYFYVAITFNPVDVADNMKKYGGFIPGIRAGRPTAEYLDYVLTRITLPGSIYLGLVALLPLFALALVGANQNFPFGGASILIIVGVGLETVKQIDAQLQQRHYEGLLR; encoded by the coding sequence TTGTTCAGCGCCATCGCGCGTGTCTTCCGCACTCCGGATCTGCGGCGGAAGATCGCTTTCACCCTGGCCATCATCGCCCTGTACCGCCTCGGCGCGCACGTGCCGGCACCGTTCGTGGACTTCCCGAACGTCCAGTCCTGCCTGCGCGACAGCGCCGGCACTGAGGGCCTGCTGTCGCTGGTGAACCTGTTCTCGGGCGGGGCGCTGCTGCAGCTGTCCATCTTCGCGCTCGGGGTGATGCCCTACATCACGGCGACGATCATCGTGCAGCTGCTGCGCGTGGTCATCCCGCACTTCGAGGCGCTGTACAAGGAGGGCCAGGCGGGGCAGGCCAAGCTCACCCAGTACACCCGGTACCTGACGATCGCGCTGGCGCTCCTGCAGTCGACGACCCTCGTGACCGTGGCGCGCAGCGGCCAGCTGTTCGGCATCACCGGCATCCCCGAGTGCGAGCAGCTCCTCACCAACGACGTGTGGTGGGCGCAGCTGCTGATGATCATCACGATGACCGCCGGCACGGGCCTCATCATGTGGTTCGCCGAGCTCGTCACCGAGCGGGGCATCGGCAACGGCATGTCGCTGCTGATCTTCACCTCGATCGCCGCCGCCTTCCCCGCCTCGATGTGGGCCATCGCCCAGTCGCGCGGCTTCGAGGTCTTCCTCCTCGTCCTCGCCGTCGGCATGGTCGTCGTCGCGCTGGTCGTCTTCGTCGAGCAGTCGCAGCGGCGGATCCCCGTCCAGTACGCCAAGCGCATGGTCGGCCGGCGCACGTACGGCGGCACGAACACCTACATCCCGATCAAGGTCAACATGGCCGGTGTGGTGCCGGTGATCTTCGCCTCGTCACTGCTGTACATCCCCGCCCTCATCGCGCAGTTCAACCAGCCGCAGCCGGGCCAGGAGGTTCCGGGCTGGGTCGCGTGGATCCAGCAGTACCTCGTCTCGGGCGACCACCCGCTGTACATGGCGCTGTACTTCCTGCTCATCGTCGGGTTCACCTACTTCTACGTCGCGATCACCTTCAACCCGGTCGACGTCGCCGACAACATGAAGAAGTACGGCGGATTCATCCCCGGCATCCGCGCCGGGCGCCCGACCGCGGAGTACCTCGACTACGTGCTGACCCGCATCACCCTCCCGGGCTCGATCTACCTCGGCCTCGTCGCGCTCCTGCCGCTGTTCGCGCTGGCGCTCGTCGGGGCGAACCAGAACTTCCCGTTCGGCGGCGCCTCGATACTCATCATCGTCGGTGTGGGTCTTGAGACCGTCAAGCAGATCGACGCGCAGCTGCAGCAGCGTCACTACGAAGGGCTCCTGCGCTGA
- the rplO gene encoding 50S ribosomal protein L15, with protein sequence MAEKKEETVEAVESAPKKTTARKAAPKKETAAKSAPKKDAPASRPGVLKVHHLRPVPGAHTAKTRVGRGEGSKGKTAGRGTKGTKARYQVKVGFEGGQMPLHMRTPKLRGFKNPFRVEYQVVNLDKLAELYPQGGDVTIGDLVAKGAVRKNEKVKVLGTGDISVALNVSVDKVSGSAEQKIVAAGGSVSAGESAGTAQ encoded by the coding sequence ATGGCGGAGAAGAAGGAAGAGACGGTCGAGGCCGTCGAGTCCGCGCCGAAGAAGACCACGGCGCGCAAGGCTGCGCCGAAGAAGGAGACCGCCGCGAAGAGCGCACCCAAGAAGGATGCCCCGGCTTCGCGCCCGGGCGTGCTCAAGGTGCACCACCTCCGCCCGGTCCCCGGCGCTCACACCGCGAAGACCCGCGTGGGTCGTGGTGAGGGTTCGAAGGGTAAGACGGCCGGTCGCGGTACCAAGGGAACCAAGGCCCGGTACCAGGTCAAGGTCGGCTTCGAGGGCGGGCAGATGCCCCTCCACATGCGTACGCCGAAGCTGCGCGGGTTCAAGAACCCGTTCCGCGTCGAGTACCAGGTGGTCAACCTCGACAAGCTCGCCGAGCTCTACCCGCAGGGCGGCGACGTGACCATCGGCGACCTCGTCGCCAAGGGCGCGGTGCGCAAGAACGAGAAGGTCAAGGTGCTCGGCACCGGCGACATCTCGGTCGCGCTCAACGTCTCGGTCGACAAGGTGTCGGGCTCCGCCGAGCAGAAGATCGTCGCCGCAGGCGGCTCGGTCTCGGCCGGCGAGTCGGCGGGCACCGCCCAGTAA
- the rpmD gene encoding 50S ribosomal protein L30, giving the protein MAARLKVTQIKSKVSEKQNQRDTLRSLGLKRIGDTVVRPDDAQTRGYVRTVAHLVKVEEID; this is encoded by the coding sequence ATGGCCGCGCGTCTGAAGGTGACGCAGATCAAGTCCAAGGTGAGCGAGAAGCAGAATCAGCGCGACACCCTCCGGAGCCTGGGTCTCAAGCGGATCGGCGACACCGTCGTCCGTCCCGATGACGCCCAGACCCGCGGGTACGTGCGCACCGTCGCCCACCTCGTGAAGGTTGAGGAGATCGACTGA
- the rpsE gene encoding 30S ribosomal protein S5 produces the protein MSDNKENNVTAEAAAEAPAEAATATAPAEREREPRRGGRERNPNRDRGSRDRSESQFLERVVTINRVSKVVKGGRRFSFTALVVVGDGNGLVGVGYGKAREVPLAISKGVEEAKRNFFRVPRVGSTIPHPVQGEAAAGVVLLRPAAGGTGVIAGGPVRAVLECAGIHDVLSKSLGSSNTINIVHATVAALKQLEEPRHVAARRGLDFDQVAPARLVRAEAEAAAAAKVGA, from the coding sequence GTGAGTGACAACAAGGAGAACAACGTGACCGCAGAGGCCGCTGCCGAGGCTCCGGCCGAGGCCGCCACCGCTACCGCTCCTGCCGAGCGTGAGCGCGAGCCGCGCCGCGGTGGACGTGAGCGCAACCCCAACCGCGACCGCGGGTCGCGCGACCGCAGCGAGAGCCAGTTCCTCGAGCGCGTCGTGACGATCAACCGCGTGTCGAAGGTCGTCAAGGGTGGTCGCCGCTTCAGCTTCACGGCGCTCGTCGTCGTCGGCGACGGCAACGGGCTCGTGGGTGTCGGCTACGGCAAGGCCCGCGAGGTGCCGCTGGCGATCTCGAAGGGCGTCGAAGAGGCCAAGCGGAACTTCTTCCGCGTGCCTCGCGTCGGCTCGACCATCCCGCACCCCGTCCAGGGTGAGGCCGCTGCCGGTGTGGTGCTGCTGCGCCCCGCCGCCGGCGGTACCGGCGTGATCGCGGGCGGCCCGGTGCGTGCCGTCCTCGAGTGCGCGGGAATCCACGATGTGCTGTCGAAGTCGCTGGGGTCGTCGAACACGATCAACATCGTTCACGCGACCGTCGCGGCGCTGAAGCAGCTGGAGGAGCCCCGTCACGTCGCCGCGCGTCGTGGACTGGACTTCGACCAGGTCGCTCCCGCGCGTCTGGTCCGCGCCGAGGCCGAGGCCGCGGCTGCAGCGAAGGTAGGTGCCTGA
- the rplR gene encoding 50S ribosomal protein L18, with protein MAVKTKSDARSRRHARLRKKVVGSSERPRLVVTRSARHVFVQVVDDSKGHTVASASTLETDLRGFDGDKTAKARKVGELVAERAKAAGVSDVVFDRGGNRYAGRVAAIADGAREGGLNL; from the coding sequence ATGGCTGTGAAGACGAAGTCCGACGCGCGATCGCGCCGTCACGCCCGCCTTCGCAAGAAGGTCGTCGGCTCCTCCGAGCGTCCCCGCCTGGTCGTCACCCGTTCGGCACGTCACGTGTTCGTCCAGGTCGTCGACGACAGCAAGGGCCACACCGTGGCATCCGCATCGACGCTTGAAACCGACCTGCGCGGATTCGACGGCGACAAGACCGCCAAGGCCCGCAAGGTCGGCGAGCTGGTCGCTGAGCGCGCGAAGGCCGCCGGCGTCTCCGACGTGGTGTTCGACCGCGGCGGCAACCGATACGCAGGTCGTGTCGCGGCCATCGCCGACGGCGCCCGCGAAGGGGGGCTCAACCTGTGA
- the rplF gene encoding 50S ribosomal protein L6, which produces MSRIGRLPIDIPSGVTITVTGQDVAVKGPKGELALTVARPIEVKVEDNQVIVTRPDDERESRSLHGLTRTLINNNIIGVTQGYTKGLEVVGTGYRVAQKGSSIEFALGFSHPVLVEPPAGITLTVEGNNKVTVSGIDKQAVGEVAANIRKIRKPEPYKGKGVRYAGEVVRRKAGKAGK; this is translated from the coding sequence ATGTCGCGTATCGGACGTCTGCCGATCGACATCCCCTCCGGCGTCACCATCACGGTGACCGGGCAGGATGTCGCGGTCAAGGGCCCCAAGGGCGAGCTTGCGCTCACCGTGGCCCGCCCCATCGAAGTCAAGGTCGAGGACAACCAGGTGATCGTCACCCGTCCCGACGACGAGCGCGAGTCTCGGTCGCTCCACGGCCTGACCCGCACGCTCATCAACAACAACATCATCGGCGTCACCCAGGGCTACACCAAGGGCCTCGAGGTCGTCGGCACCGGCTACCGCGTCGCGCAGAAGGGCAGCTCGATCGAGTTCGCGCTCGGCTTCTCGCACCCGGTGCTCGTCGAGCCCCCCGCGGGCATCACGCTCACGGTCGAGGGCAACAACAAGGTCACCGTGAGCGGCATCGACAAGCAGGCCGTCGGCGAGGTGGCTGCGAACATCCGCAAGATCCGCAAGCCCGAGCCGTACAAGGGCAAGGGTGTGCGCTACGCCGGCGAGGTCGTCCGGCGCAAGGCCGGAAAGGCTGGTAAGTAA
- the rpsH gene encoding 30S ribosomal protein S8: MTMTDPVADMLTRLRNANSAHHDSVSLPSSKLKTHIADILKQEGYISDWAVEEARVGQTLTLTLKYGPNRERSIAGIKRVSKPGLRVYAKSSEIPTVLGGLGVAILSTSSGLLTDRQAEQKGVGGEVLAYVW; this comes from the coding sequence ATGACGATGACAGACCCGGTCGCTGACATGCTGACCCGTCTGCGCAACGCGAACTCGGCGCACCACGACTCCGTGTCGCTGCCGAGCTCGAAGCTCAAGACCCACATCGCCGACATCCTCAAGCAGGAGGGCTACATCTCCGACTGGGCCGTCGAGGAGGCCCGTGTCGGCCAGACGCTCACCCTGACGCTGAAGTACGGCCCGAACCGCGAGCGGTCCATCGCCGGCATCAAGCGCGTGTCGAAGCCGGGACTGCGCGTCTACGCGAAGTCCTCTGAGATCCCCACGGTCCTCGGCGGCCTCGGCGTTGCCATCCTGTCCACCTCCTCCGGTCTTCTCACCGACCGGCAGGCCGAGCAGAAGGGCGTGGGTGGGGAAGTCCTCGCCTACGTGTGGTGA